One segment of Massilia sp. Se16.2.3 DNA contains the following:
- a CDS encoding PAS domain-containing protein — protein MGASTERFALLLESSGEGIIGLDAQARCTFMNASGAALLGHAPAEMVGRDIAAQLCASGEGDRLAQAVRTGAALREDEARFLRRDGSALAVRFSLHPMADGAGPPGAVLTFADDSARRQAGEERERLYAELRAAHERMRDIFYRAPAFMAVMRGPELVFDIANDRFATLVGRRPLLGRALRTALPEMAGQGFVELLEEVYRSGEAHEGSNVRLLLLSGPGAGALQTYYVDFVYMALREADGSVSGVLVHGVDVTERTRANLLALGQRGALELAVANAPLEDVLDVLARTAEEYAGGTVLAGIQSAGAGDSLRHAAAPSLPQGLREELDALGMAPLGAAGGTAAWRAEAVESAAIATDPLWARCRAAALEAGVRASRALPILSPAGAVLGAFSWYYREGAARDARDDAAMALLANTASLVIGQRHEAAGRQAAEEHSHAILESMSDGFRALDAGWRIAYANGAAERVSGYARAELLGAVFWDLFPEWIGSEHERACRRCRSERVPARLEAWLSAWGRWYEINCFATPAAASPFTCATRASGARPRRKCGAWPPWPSSLRTSSASSPATAAAST, from the coding sequence CTGGGCGCCAGTACCGAACGCTTCGCGCTGCTGCTCGAGTCCTCGGGCGAAGGCATCATCGGGCTCGATGCGCAGGCGCGCTGCACCTTCATGAACGCGTCAGGTGCGGCATTGCTCGGCCATGCGCCGGCCGAGATGGTCGGGCGCGACATTGCGGCGCAGCTGTGCGCTTCCGGCGAGGGCGACAGGCTGGCGCAGGCGGTGCGCACCGGCGCCGCGCTGCGCGAAGACGAGGCACGCTTCCTGCGGCGCGACGGCAGCGCGCTGGCGGTGAGGTTTTCGCTGCATCCGATGGCCGACGGCGCGGGCCCTCCCGGCGCCGTACTGACCTTCGCCGACGACAGCGCGCGCCGCCAGGCCGGCGAGGAACGCGAACGCCTGTATGCCGAACTGCGCGCGGCGCACGAGCGCATGCGCGACATCTTCTATCGTGCGCCCGCCTTCATGGCCGTGATGCGCGGCCCGGAACTGGTGTTCGACATCGCCAACGACCGTTTCGCCACCCTGGTCGGACGCCGGCCGCTGCTGGGACGGGCGCTGCGCACGGCGCTGCCGGAAATGGCCGGCCAGGGCTTTGTCGAGTTGCTCGAAGAGGTCTACCGCAGCGGCGAAGCGCACGAGGGCAGCAATGTGCGCCTGCTGCTCTTGTCCGGCCCGGGCGCGGGCGCATTGCAGACCTACTACGTGGACTTCGTCTACATGGCACTGCGCGAGGCCGACGGCAGCGTGTCGGGAGTGCTGGTGCACGGCGTCGACGTCACCGAGCGCACGCGCGCCAACCTGCTGGCGCTGGGCCAGCGCGGCGCGCTGGAACTGGCGGTCGCGAACGCGCCGCTGGAAGACGTGCTCGACGTGCTGGCGCGCACCGCCGAGGAGTACGCTGGCGGCACCGTGCTGGCCGGGATCCAGTCTGCCGGCGCCGGCGACAGCTTGCGCCACGCCGCCGCTCCCAGCCTGCCTCAGGGGCTGCGCGAGGAGCTCGACGCGCTTGGCATGGCGCCGCTGGGCGCGGCCGGCGGCACCGCGGCCTGGCGCGCCGAAGCGGTCGAGTCGGCCGCGATCGCCACCGATCCGCTGTGGGCGCGCTGCCGCGCCGCCGCGCTGGAAGCCGGCGTCCGCGCCAGCCGCGCGCTGCCCATACTGTCACCCGCAGGTGCCGTGCTGGGCGCCTTTTCCTGGTACTACCGCGAGGGTGCCGCCAGGGACGCGCGCGACGACGCGGCCATGGCGCTGCTGGCGAACACGGCGTCCCTCGTGATCGGCCAGCGCCACGAGGCGGCCGGACGCCAGGCGGCCGAGGAGCACTCGCATGCGATCCTCGAGAGCATGAGCGACGGCTTTCGCGCGCTCGACGCGGGCTGGCGCATCGCCTATGCCAACGGCGCGGCCGAGCGCGTGAGCGGCTATGCCCGCGCCGAACTGCTCGGCGCCGTGTTCTGGGACCTGTTCCCGGAATGGATAGGCAGCGAGCATGAGCGCGCCTGCCGCCGCTGCCGCAGCGAGCGCGTGCCGGCCCGGCTCGAGGCCTGGCTGTCGGCCTGGGGGCGCTGGTACGAGATCAACTGCTTTGCCACCCCGGCGGCGGCATCGCCATTTACCTGCGCGACCAGAGCGAGCGGCGCCAGGCCGAGGAGGAAGTGCGGCGCCTGGCCGCCGTGGCCGAGCAGTCTTCGGACTTCATCGGCATCTTCGCCGGCGACGGCAGCGGCGTCTACCTGA
- a CDS encoding NCS2 family permease produces the protein MLDNYFKLSASGTTVRTELLAGLTTFLTMAYIIFVNPSILGDAGMPKESVFVATCLVAALGSAVMGLYANYPIGMAPGMGLNAYFAYAVVLGMGVAWPAALGAVFISGCLFILVSVLGLRGMIVNGIPHSLRTAITVGLGMFLALIALKNAGIVVGSEPTLVKAGDLHKPEAIMAIAGFLLIVTLDRLRVRGAILIGIVAVTVLSFFFGGNTFHGVFSAPPSIAPTLFKLDIPGALSVGILNVVLVFFLVELFDATGTLMGVASRAGLLVEGKMERLNRALLADSGAIVAGAALGTSSTTAYIESAAGVQAGGRTGLTALAVAVLFPACLFIAPLAGVVPAYATAPALLFVACLMLRDLGDIEWGDTTESIPAAITALVIPFTYSIAEGIAFGFITYAALKLTTGRAREVKPVVWVIAALFVFKIVHIGT, from the coding sequence ATGCTCGACAACTATTTCAAACTCAGCGCCAGCGGCACCACCGTCCGGACCGAACTCCTGGCCGGCCTGACGACCTTCCTGACGATGGCCTACATCATCTTCGTGAACCCATCGATCCTGGGCGACGCCGGCATGCCCAAGGAGTCCGTGTTCGTCGCCACCTGCCTGGTCGCCGCGCTCGGCAGCGCGGTCATGGGCCTGTACGCCAATTACCCGATCGGGATGGCGCCGGGCATGGGGCTGAACGCCTACTTCGCCTATGCCGTCGTGCTCGGGATGGGCGTGGCCTGGCCGGCGGCGCTGGGGGCCGTGTTCATCTCGGGTTGCCTCTTCATCCTGGTGTCGGTGCTGGGCCTGCGCGGCATGATTGTCAACGGCATCCCGCATTCGCTGCGCACGGCGATTACCGTCGGCCTGGGCATGTTCCTGGCCCTCATCGCCCTGAAGAACGCCGGCATCGTGGTCGGCAGCGAGCCGACCCTGGTCAAGGCGGGCGACCTGCACAAGCCCGAAGCGATCATGGCGATTGCCGGTTTCCTGCTGATCGTCACGCTCGACCGCCTGCGCGTGCGCGGCGCCATCCTGATCGGCATCGTCGCCGTCACCGTGCTCTCCTTCTTCTTCGGCGGGAACACCTTCCATGGCGTGTTTTCCGCGCCCCCGTCGATCGCGCCGACGCTGTTCAAACTGGACATTCCGGGCGCGCTGTCGGTCGGCATCCTCAACGTGGTGCTGGTATTCTTCCTCGTCGAACTGTTCGACGCCACCGGCACCCTCATGGGCGTGGCCAGCCGCGCCGGGCTGCTGGTGGAGGGCAAGATGGAGCGCCTGAACCGCGCCCTGCTGGCCGACTCCGGCGCCATCGTCGCCGGTGCCGCGCTCGGTACCTCGAGCACCACCGCCTACATCGAAAGCGCAGCCGGGGTGCAGGCCGGCGGGCGCACGGGCCTGACTGCCCTTGCCGTGGCCGTGCTGTTCCCGGCATGCCTCTTCATCGCCCCGCTGGCGGGCGTGGTGCCGGCCTACGCCACCGCGCCGGCGCTGCTATTCGTCGCCTGCCTGATGCTGCGCGACCTGGGCGACATCGAATGGGGCGACACCACCGAGAGCATCCCGGCCGCGATCACGGCCCTGGTCATCCCCTTCACCTACTCGATCGCCGAAGGCATCGCCTTCGGCTTCATCACCTACGCCGCACTGAAGCTCACCACCGGCCGCGCGCGCGAGGTCAAGCCGGTGGTGTGGGTGATCGCCGCCCTGTTTGTTTTCAAGATCGTCCACATCGGTACCTGA
- a CDS encoding YdiY family protein yields the protein MKSFSSLALALFGLAHGTAFASGGAADELPQIGTIHSALVVTRPDTIPEGSWFTSAELGAISTSGNTTGTSVSGKIDARHETADWSNEYIVSGFFKEDEITDDEGERERQRSAQRWALSAKAAYKLMNEGSRAFVLGSHVNDRFGAYTRYTSFAVGHGSQLYNTDTKALDVEIGPGYFSGERENGEIENGMTVRGAARFRWQVSEAAAFVQTVSVERGTSNVHSIAESALSTKINDTMQMKAAFSARNDTNVPAEKKNTDTQTSLTLVYSF from the coding sequence ATGAAATCATTCTCTTCCCTCGCGCTGGCCCTGTTCGGCCTCGCGCACGGCACCGCTTTCGCTTCCGGCGGCGCCGCCGACGAATTGCCGCAGATCGGTACCATCCACAGCGCCCTGGTCGTGACCCGGCCCGACACGATCCCCGAAGGCAGCTGGTTCACCTCGGCCGAACTGGGCGCGATCAGCACCTCCGGCAATACCACCGGCACCTCGGTCAGCGGCAAGATCGATGCCCGCCACGAGACCGCCGACTGGAGCAACGAGTACATCGTCTCGGGCTTTTTCAAGGAAGACGAGATCACCGACGACGAGGGCGAGCGCGAGCGACAGCGCTCGGCCCAGCGCTGGGCCCTGTCGGCCAAGGCCGCCTACAAGCTGATGAACGAAGGCAGCCGCGCCTTCGTCCTCGGCTCGCACGTGAACGACCGCTTCGGCGCCTATACCCGCTACACCTCGTTTGCCGTCGGACATGGTTCCCAGCTCTACAATACCGACACCAAGGCGCTCGACGTCGAGATCGGTCCGGGCTATTTCAGCGGCGAGCGCGAAAACGGCGAGATCGAGAACGGCATGACCGTGCGTGGCGCCGCGCGTTTCCGCTGGCAGGTGAGCGAGGCGGCCGCCTTCGTGCAGACGGTGAGCGTCGAGCGCGGTACCTCGAACGTGCACTCGATCGCGGAATCGGCCCTCTCGACCAAGATCAACGACACCATGCAGATGAAGGCCGCCTTCAGCGCCCGCAATGACACGAACGTGCCGGCGGAAAAGAAGAACACCGATACCCAGACCTCGCTCACGCTGGTGTATTCGTTCTGA
- a CDS encoding NUDIX hydrolase, which yields MSKHTISCGTLVCDTRGRLLLCHVTGTAAWDIPKGMQDPGETPLASAMRELREETGVVFDANRFQDLGEFDYRRDKRLHLFRVEAGEELGDLSQLVCTSFFPHHATGLPTPEMDAFRWAARDELSQLCWPRMGALLLTLDW from the coding sequence ATGAGCAAGCACACCATTTCCTGCGGCACCCTGGTGTGCGATACCCGCGGCCGCCTGTTGCTCTGCCACGTGACGGGTACCGCCGCCTGGGACATCCCGAAGGGGATGCAGGACCCCGGCGAGACACCGTTGGCGTCGGCCATGCGCGAATTGCGCGAGGAGACCGGCGTCGTCTTCGATGCGAACCGCTTCCAGGACCTCGGCGAGTTCGACTACCGCCGCGACAAGCGGCTGCACCTGTTCCGGGTCGAAGCCGGCGAGGAGCTGGGCGACCTGTCGCAGCTCGTCTGTACCAGCTTTTTCCCGCACCACGCCACCGGCTTGCCGACCCCGGAGATGGACGCATTCCGCTGGGCCGCGCGCGATGAACTGAGCCAGTTGTGCTGGCCGCGCATGGGCGCCTTGCTGCTCACGCTGGACTGGTGA
- a CDS encoding PAS domain-containing sensor histidine kinase has translation MRRLAAVAEQSSDFIGIFAGDGSGVYLNLAGRAMAGLGPGADIRGARLLDFVAESCRAFVRAEVLPSLSGPQGKWEGELQFAARGSGDGRPVYFKGFAVHGADGSHLGLATITRDITEQKRAEDELRRIASDLSEADHRKSEFLATLAHELRNPLAPIRTGLDLMRMAPGDPATAARVHEMMDRQLGHLIHLVDDLLDIARITRGRIELKKEPVDLRQAVHMAVETSTALIQAGGHVLAVELPSEPLPLDADLTRLVQILSNLLNNAAKYTPGGGRIRLAAWREDEAAVVAVTDSGIGIAPDAIGSVFDMFTRCAAAWTGPGRARDRARWCAGWWSCTAGGCRPIVPDAGAAALSRCACRCGAKAAHRAARARRYPRRRH, from the coding sequence GTGCGGCGCCTGGCCGCCGTGGCCGAGCAGTCTTCGGACTTCATCGGCATCTTCGCCGGCGACGGCAGCGGCGTCTACCTGAACCTGGCGGGGCGCGCCATGGCCGGCCTCGGCCCCGGGGCCGACATCCGCGGCGCGCGCCTGCTCGACTTCGTCGCCGAAAGCTGCCGCGCTTTCGTCCGGGCCGAAGTCTTGCCTTCACTGTCCGGCCCGCAGGGCAAGTGGGAGGGCGAGCTGCAGTTCGCAGCGCGTGGCAGCGGCGACGGCAGGCCCGTCTACTTCAAGGGCTTCGCCGTCCACGGCGCCGATGGCAGCCATCTGGGCCTGGCGACGATCACGCGCGACATCACCGAACAGAAGCGCGCCGAGGACGAACTGCGCCGCATCGCCTCCGACCTGTCCGAGGCCGACCACCGCAAGAGCGAGTTTCTGGCGACGCTGGCGCACGAATTGCGCAACCCGCTGGCGCCGATCCGCACGGGTCTCGACCTGATGCGCATGGCGCCGGGCGACCCGGCCACGGCGGCGCGCGTGCACGAGATGATGGACCGCCAGTTGGGCCACCTGATCCACCTGGTGGATGATTTGCTCGACATCGCCCGCATCACGCGCGGGCGCATCGAGCTGAAAAAGGAGCCGGTCGACCTGCGCCAGGCCGTGCACATGGCGGTCGAGACGAGCACGGCGCTGATCCAGGCAGGCGGCCATGTGCTGGCGGTGGAACTGCCGAGCGAACCGCTGCCGCTCGACGCCGACCTGACCCGGCTGGTGCAGATCCTGTCGAACCTGCTCAACAACGCGGCCAAGTACACGCCCGGCGGCGGGCGCATCCGGCTGGCGGCCTGGCGCGAGGATGAAGCGGCAGTGGTGGCCGTGACCGACAGCGGGATCGGCATCGCGCCGGACGCCATCGGCTCGGTGTTCGACATGTTCACCCGGTGCGCAGCAGCCTGGACCGGGCCCGGGCGGGCTCGGGATCGGGCTCGCTGGTGCGCCGGCTGGTGGAGCTGCACGGCGGGCGGGTGCAGGCCTATAGTGCCGGACGCGGGCGCGGCAGCACTTTCACGGTGCGCCTGCCGCTGCGGCGCGAAGGCGGCGCACCGGGCAGCTCGGGCGAGGCGGTACCCCAGGCGGCGGCACTGA
- a CDS encoding mechanosensitive ion channel family protein: MDFDISFMNNDLEHWAIAIAITLASTVAMHWTRQFILHRMEQRAARTATMADDLVAKMLRKTYIVIMLALSAHLGGMALDLTARQRTVSSHAAIVALILQLAIWGDTLLRAWRDHTRVGDGRKASRTIVCFLLRLTLWVVAFLMVLDNFGFNITALVASLGIGGIAVALAVQNILGDLFASLSIMLDKPFEIGDFIIVGDVLGSVEHIGLKTTRLRGLGGEQVIFSNGDLLKSRIHNHKRMESRRVAFILRVAYGASESQLARVPVMIREVVESQGSVAFERAHFFNYGEWSLDFEVVYHFQSPDYIAHMDTQQAILLEIYRRFERERIRFAHPLSIVRLADTEGDAAMPARTYAPSPAASYRG; this comes from the coding sequence ATGGATTTTGACATCAGTTTCATGAACAACGACCTCGAGCACTGGGCGATCGCCATCGCGATCACGCTCGCTTCCACCGTCGCGATGCACTGGACGCGGCAATTCATCCTGCACCGCATGGAGCAGCGGGCCGCGCGTACCGCGACCATGGCGGACGACCTGGTCGCCAAGATGCTGCGCAAGACCTATATCGTCATCATGCTGGCGCTGTCGGCGCACCTGGGCGGCATGGCGCTCGACCTGACGGCCAGGCAGCGCACGGTCAGCTCGCACGCCGCCATTGTCGCGCTGATCCTGCAGCTGGCCATCTGGGGCGATACCCTGCTGCGCGCCTGGCGCGACCATACCCGGGTCGGCGACGGGCGCAAGGCCTCGCGCACCATCGTCTGCTTCCTGCTGCGCCTGACCCTGTGGGTCGTCGCCTTCCTGATGGTCCTGGATAATTTCGGTTTCAATATCACCGCGCTGGTGGCCAGCCTCGGCATCGGCGGCATCGCGGTGGCACTGGCCGTGCAGAATATCCTCGGCGACCTCTTCGCCTCGCTGTCGATCATGCTCGACAAGCCCTTCGAGATCGGCGACTTCATCATCGTCGGCGACGTGCTCGGCTCGGTCGAGCACATCGGCCTGAAGACCACGCGCCTGCGCGGCCTGGGCGGCGAACAGGTGATCTTCTCGAACGGCGACCTGCTGAAAAGCCGCATCCACAACCATAAACGCATGGAATCGCGCCGCGTCGCCTTCATCCTGCGCGTCGCCTATGGTGCCAGCGAGAGCCAGCTGGCGCGCGTGCCGGTCATGATCCGCGAGGTGGTCGAGTCCCAGGGCAGCGTCGCCTTCGAGCGCGCGCACTTCTTCAACTACGGCGAATGGTCGCTCGACTTCGAGGTGGTGTACCACTTCCAGAGCCCGGACTACATCGCCCACATGGACACCCAGCAGGCCATCCTGCTCGAGATCTACCGCCGCTTCGAACGCGAGCGCATCCGCTTCGCGCACCCGCTGTCGATCGTGCGCCTGGCCGATACCGAGGGCGATGCCGCCATGCCGGCGCGGACGTATGCGCCCTCGCCGGCCGCTTCCTACCGGGGGTAA
- a CDS encoding response regulator, producing MEATLTVADDGEGITAELLPRVFDLFSQGERKADRARGGLGLGLAPVRSLIQLHGGSVEASSPGRGAGSIFTVKLPLKHELAALATPGAPAGRARGKMPTALRVMLVDDNIDAAVSLSLLLEAAGDHLVSTYYDATSALEWAAFERPDVFILDIGLPDMNGYELARRLRAMPQFAATLLIALTGYGQLADKVRAREAGFDIHIAKPAEPEEILNALASVRVVAEAERAS from the coding sequence ATGGAAGCGACGCTGACCGTGGCCGACGACGGCGAAGGCATTACCGCCGAACTGCTGCCGCGCGTGTTCGACCTGTTCTCGCAGGGCGAACGCAAGGCCGACCGCGCCCGGGGCGGGCTCGGCCTCGGGCTGGCCCCGGTGCGCAGCCTGATCCAGCTGCACGGCGGCAGCGTCGAGGCCAGCAGCCCGGGGCGCGGCGCCGGCAGCATCTTCACCGTCAAGCTGCCGCTCAAGCACGAGCTGGCGGCGCTGGCCACGCCGGGCGCCCCGGCCGGCCGCGCCCGGGGCAAGATGCCGACGGCGCTGCGCGTGATGCTGGTGGACGACAACATCGACGCCGCCGTCAGCCTGTCGCTGCTGCTCGAAGCCGCCGGCGACCATCTGGTGTCGACCTACTACGACGCCACCAGCGCGCTCGAATGGGCGGCCTTCGAGCGGCCCGACGTCTTCATCCTCGACATCGGCCTGCCCGACATGAACGGCTACGAACTGGCGCGGCGCCTGCGCGCGATGCCGCAGTTCGCCGCCACGCTGCTGATCGCGCTCACGGGCTATGGCCAGCTGGCCGACAAGGTGCGTGCGCGCGAGGCCGGTTTCGACATCCACATCGCCAAGCCGGCCGAACCGGAAGAGATCCTCAACGCCCTGGCGTCGGTGCGGGTGGTCGCCGAAGCCGAGCGCGCGAGCTAG
- a CDS encoding two-component system response regulator — protein sequence MNCTVQPRILLVDDQSANLAVLEAILAGVGAVLVAVRSGEAALRELLEHAFALVLLDVQMPTLDGFQTAELMRQHPRSQAVPIIFLSAGDPDDATLERAYALGAADYLAKPPACGGAARQGRGFRRSLPQGRRTGRRQAGLGGSGKTAGAARRAPAPDPRQPARLRLHRHRCRRPHHRLGSGRAEHPRLERE from the coding sequence ATGAATTGCACCGTCCAACCCCGCATCCTGCTCGTGGATGACCAGAGCGCCAACCTGGCGGTGCTGGAAGCGATACTGGCCGGCGTCGGCGCGGTGCTCGTCGCGGTGCGGTCGGGCGAGGCGGCGCTGCGGGAGCTGCTCGAGCATGCGTTCGCCCTGGTCCTGCTGGACGTGCAGATGCCGACACTGGACGGCTTCCAGACGGCCGAACTGATGCGCCAGCATCCGCGTTCGCAAGCCGTGCCGATCATCTTCCTGAGTGCCGGCGACCCCGATGACGCCACGCTCGAGCGCGCCTATGCGCTGGGTGCCGCCGACTACCTGGCCAAGCCCCCAGCATGCGGCGGCGCTGCGCGCCAAGGTAGGGGTTTTCGTCGATCTCTACCGCAAGGACGCCGAACTGGCCGCCGCCAGGCAGGGCTTGGCGGATCCGGGAAGACTGCCGGCGCCGCGCGACGAGCGCCTGCACCTGATCCTCGACAACCTGCGCGACTACGCCTTCATCGGCACCGATGCCGAAGGCCGCATCACCGATTGGGAAGCGGGCGCGCAGAGCATCCTCGGCTGGAGCGCGAATGA
- a CDS encoding PAS domain-containing protein: MHLILDNLRDYAFIGTDAEGRITDWEAGAQSILGWSANEAIGQPSDMIFLPEDRAAGVPRSEMARARDRPRGGPALAPAPRRPPLFRRRGDDPAARRRHAARLCKKSCATPPPSAWPPTASPSAKRRWAPVPNASRCCSSPRAKASSGSMRRRAAPS, translated from the coding sequence CTGCACCTGATCCTCGACAACCTGCGCGACTACGCCTTCATCGGCACCGATGCCGAAGGCCGCATCACCGATTGGGAAGCGGGCGCGCAGAGCATCCTCGGCTGGAGCGCGAATGAGGCCATCGGCCAGCCGTCCGACATGATTTTCCTGCCTGAAGACCGCGCCGCCGGCGTGCCGCGCAGCGAGATGGCGCGCGCGCGAGACCGGCCGCGCGGAGGACCGGCGCTGGCACCTGCGCCGCGACGGCCGCCGCTTTTTCGCCGACGGGGTGACGATCCCGCTGCGCGACGGCGACACGCTGCGCGGCTATGCAAAAAATCGTGCGCGACGCCACCGCCGAGCGCGTGGCCACCGACCGCCTCGCCGTCAGCGAAGAGGCGCTGGGCGCCAGTACCGAACGCTTCGCGCTGCTGCTCGAGTCCTCGGGCGAAGGCATCATCGGGCTCGATGCGCAGGCGCGCTGCACCTTCATGA
- a CDS encoding response regulator, with protein sequence MRPLRVLVVDDNLDAAESLVALLGALGHQTRMANDGVAGLAAARDVKPDLALLDIGLPGMNGHELARAIRASDDFKGTVLVALTGWGAASDMNLSQQAGFDQHLTKPVSMEALEQALATAIEGRARAPRMGGHAKPTPTKDMNADTNDKIE encoded by the coding sequence ATGCGCCCTTTGCGGGTGCTGGTCGTGGACGACAACCTCGACGCTGCCGAGAGCCTGGTCGCCTTGCTCGGCGCGCTGGGGCACCAGACGCGGATGGCCAACGACGGGGTGGCGGGACTGGCGGCGGCGCGCGACGTCAAGCCCGACCTCGCCCTGCTCGACATCGGCCTGCCCGGGATGAACGGCCACGAACTGGCGCGCGCGATCCGCGCCAGCGACGACTTCAAAGGCACCGTGCTCGTCGCCCTGACCGGCTGGGGTGCGGCAAGCGACATGAACCTGTCGCAGCAAGCGGGATTCGACCAGCACCTGACCAAGCCGGTGAGCATGGAGGCACTGGAACAGGCGCTGGCTACGGCGATCGAGGGGAGGGCGCGCGCGCCGCGCATGGGCGGTCACGCCAAACCAACACCGACAAAGGACATGAATGCGGACACCAACGACAAGATCGAATGA
- a CDS encoding glycosyltransferase family 1 protein: protein MPTLIVFCHLRWDFVFQRPQHLMTRLAEHYNILFVEEPVYEEGQAHLKKTAVAPNITVCRPHTAIHAPGFHDDQLPALQALLADLVPEGERPVVWFYTPMALPLLQGLDPALVVYDCMDELAAFKNPPKQLLQRESALLGIADLVFTGGPSLYEAKKDRHANAHCFSSSVDAKHFRQALDSAISHPEQQNIAGPRLGFYGVIDERFDTELVRRMAEAHPEWQIVLVGPVVKIDPAELPRASNVHYMGQRNYDELPKFLAGWDVCLLPFAMNDSTKFISPTKVLEYMAAEKLSVSTPITDVKVPYGDVVAIASTPEEFIAACEKMLAASESEKAALVERMRDVVANTSWDKTAGRMHELISTTPPSNKARPATTTVDTEIDAAVGAAARAQVLPVQAA, encoded by the coding sequence ATGCCGACCCTGATCGTGTTTTGCCATCTGCGCTGGGATTTCGTATTTCAGCGTCCCCAGCACCTGATGACGCGCCTGGCGGAACACTACAATATTCTCTTCGTCGAGGAACCCGTCTACGAAGAAGGTCAGGCACACCTGAAGAAAACGGCCGTCGCGCCGAACATCACGGTGTGCCGTCCGCATACCGCGATCCATGCACCTGGCTTCCATGACGACCAGCTGCCGGCCCTGCAAGCGCTGCTGGCCGACCTGGTGCCCGAGGGCGAGCGCCCCGTGGTCTGGTTCTACACCCCGATGGCCCTGCCGCTGCTGCAAGGCCTCGACCCGGCACTCGTCGTCTATGACTGCATGGACGAACTGGCCGCCTTCAAGAATCCGCCGAAGCAGCTGCTGCAGCGCGAATCGGCCCTGCTCGGTATCGCCGACCTGGTCTTCACCGGCGGCCCGAGCCTGTACGAAGCGAAGAAAGACCGCCACGCCAACGCCCATTGCTTCTCGAGCAGCGTCGACGCCAAACACTTCCGCCAGGCCCTCGACAGCGCCATTTCGCACCCTGAGCAGCAGAACATCGCCGGTCCGCGCCTGGGCTTCTACGGCGTCATCGACGAGCGCTTCGACACCGAACTGGTGCGCCGCATGGCCGAAGCCCATCCCGAGTGGCAGATCGTGCTGGTCGGCCCGGTCGTGAAGATCGACCCGGCCGAGCTGCCGCGCGCATCGAATGTCCACTACATGGGCCAGCGCAACTACGACGAGCTGCCGAAATTCCTGGCCGGCTGGGATGTCTGCCTGCTGCCGTTCGCCATGAACGACTCGACCAAGTTCATCAGCCCGACCAAGGTGCTGGAATACATGGCTGCCGAGAAGCTCAGCGTCTCCACGCCCATCACCGACGTCAAGGTGCCTTACGGCGACGTGGTGGCCATCGCTTCGACGCCGGAAGAGTTCATCGCCGCCTGCGAGAAGATGCTGGCCGCCAGCGAATCGGAAAAGGCAGCCCTGGTCGAGCGCATGCGCGACGTCGTCGCCAACACCTCGTGGGACAAGACCGCGGGCCGCATGCACGAACTGATCAGCACCACGCCGCCGTCGAACAAGGCGCGTCCAGCGACGACGACCGTCGACACCGAGATCGACGCCGCCGTCGGCGCCGCCGCCCGCGCGCAGGTGCTGCCGGTCCAGGCTGCCTGA